A region from the Terriglobia bacterium genome encodes:
- a CDS encoding cupin domain-containing protein: protein MAAIEYPEMITRLPQADIGLRGVRGWISQAADHQVVFLDIDPIGTVPPHSHGEQWGIVVEGEMELTIGGETRRYGPGDSYHIPAGTVHGAKFLSHFRAIDVFADRERYKAARPA, encoded by the coding sequence ATGGCCGCAATCGAGTACCCGGAGATGATCACACGGCTTCCCCAGGCCGACATCGGCCTCCGCGGCGTGCGAGGGTGGATCTCCCAGGCGGCCGACCACCAGGTGGTCTTCCTCGACATCGATCCCATCGGCACGGTCCCGCCGCACAGCCATGGCGAGCAGTGGGGCATCGTGGTCGAGGGCGAGATGGAGCTGACGATCGGGGGCGAGACGCGGCGCTACGGCCCCGGCGACAGCTACCACATCCCCGCGGGGACCGTGCACGGCGCGAAGTTCCTCTCCCACTTCCGGGCGATCGACGTCTTCGCGGATCGCGAACGCTACAAGGCGGCCCGCCCTGCATAG